The window TTGAGACACATCTCAGATTGATAGAAAAACTGAAGAAAATATTACCTATAACAAAAATGACAGTAGAGGTAGCGAGTTTTGACCAGCAGAAGCTCCATAATCCAGAGATTAAAGGAATAGAATACCAACAGGGAGAGTTACAGGGGTATGAAGTGAGGGAATATTTGTTAGAAAAGTGGAAGCATAAATGTGCTTATTGTGGTAAGAGTAATATACCTCTAGAGATTGAGCATATTATACCTAAAATCCGAGGTGGGACAGATAGAGTTTCAAATCTGACTTTAGCGTGCCATAAATGTAATCAGAAGAAAGGTAATCAAACTGCAGAAGAGTTTGGACATCCAGAAATTCAAAATAAAGCAAAGCAAGCATTAAAATCAACTGCGTTTATGAATATTGTTAGATGGAGACTGGTAAATACTCTGAAGTGTGACTGGACTTATGGGTATATTACAAAGCATAATAGAATTAAGTTAGATATGGAAAAGAGTCATGTAAATGATGCTTTTGTAATTGCTGGTGGAACAACTCAAAGTAGGACTAAACCTTATGAATTAACTCAAACAAGGCGTAATAACAGAAGCATTCAAACCAATAGAAAAGGTTTTAAACCTGCTATAAGAAGACAAAGATATAAATTACAACCCAATGATTGAGTGAAATATATTAAATCTCTATATAAAGTCAAAGGAGTTCATAGTTATGGGAAATATGTCATAGTGGTAGACGAAATAAGTAAACTTTTTGATATTAATATTAAAAAAATAGAGTTGGTAAAATATGGAAAAGGAATACAATTTTAAAAGCTGTGAGGTAGGGCAATTCCTACACCCATTGAAATGGATGGTCTCCTTGCCCAGATTATTTATGAGGTTAACTTAGGGGGTAACTCTGGAAATGAGTTACAAATCTTTTAAGGATATTCTGGGTTATGAAGAGACCCTTTTTAAGGAGCGTAGGGTATTTGATTTAGACTATATTCCTGAAGCTTTTATACACAGAGATGCTCAGATGCAGAGTATTGCTCTCTGCCTTATCCCCGCCCTGAAGGGAGGTAGAGCAATGAATGCTCTGATTATTGGTCCCTCCGCAACAGGGAAAACAACTGCTTTAAAGCTCAGGTTTCAGGAGATTGAGGAGGAGAGCAGAGATGTTGTGTGTGTTCACATAAACTGCCAGATTACACATACAAAGTTTGGTGTATTTTCCCATATTTACAGGAAGTTACTTGGACACACCCCTCCTGAAACCGGTGTGCCTTTCTCAAGGATTTATGAGGCAATCTTCAGGAGACTGATAAGAGATGGTAAGAGTCTTGTTGTTGCCCTTGATGATATGAACTATCTTTTCTATGGGAGGCTGGGAAATGAGATACTGTATGACATTCTCAGAGCTCATGAACGTTTTCCTGAGGCAAAAACTTCTATATTTGGTATAGTGAGTGATGTGTCTATGAGTTTAAATTTTGACCCGAGAGTAAATTCAATATTCAGCTACAGGGAAATCTTTTTCCAGCCTTATTCAATGAATGAGATTTATGATATTCTCAAAAACAGGGCAAGGCTGGGTTTTTTTCTGGGTGTTATTGAAGATGAGCTTGTTGAGAAAATTGCAGGCTATGCCTTTGAGCATGGTGACCTCAGAGTTGGAATAGAACTTTTGAGAGTCAGTGGCATTATTGCGGAGGCTGAAGCTTCACGAAGGATTTCTGAAAGACATATGGAGAAGGCTTATGGAAGCTCAAAGCTTGTGAATATGAAGCTTCTCATATCATCTCTGAGCAGTAATGAGAAAGCCCTGCTCAGGTTGATAGCTGATTCAGAAGAAGCTGTCTCGGGTAATATATACAGGAAATTCAGAGAGACAGCAGGAGTCAGTTATACAAAATTTTACAGGATTGTCGAAAAACTTGAGAATTTGAAGTTTATAGAGACTTCTCAATTAACCCCTGGCAGAGGAAGGAGCAGAAGAATTGTTTTAAAGCACAAGAAGGAAGACATTCTCGGATTACTATGAGGTGATTTTTTGATTGTTATACTGAGACTGGGCCACAGGCCTGTGAGAGATAAGAGAATAACAACCCATGTTGCGCTTACTGCCAGAGCTCTTGGTGCCCGGGGTATTATTCTGACTGAAGAGGATAAGAATATTGTTGAGAGTGTTGAAAAGGTTGTCGAGAAC is drawn from archaeon BMS3Bbin15 and contains these coding sequences:
- the cas9_1 gene encoding CRISPR-associated endonuclease Cas9, which encodes MTVEVASFDQQKLHNPEIKGIEYQQGELQGYEVREYLLEKWKHKCAYCGKSNIPLEIEHIIPKIRGGTDRVSNLTLACHKCNQKKGNQTAEEFGHPEIQNKAKQALKSTAFMNIVRWRLVNTLKCDWTYGYITKHNRIKLDMEKSHVNDAFVIAGGTTQSRTKPYELTQTRRNNRSIQTNRKGFKPAIRRQRYKLQPND
- a CDS encoding cell division control protein 6, encoding MSYKSFKDILGYEETLFKERRVFDLDYIPEAFIHRDAQMQSIALCLIPALKGGRAMNALIIGPSATGKTTALKLRFQEIEEESRDVVCVHINCQITHTKFGVFSHIYRKLLGHTPPETGVPFSRIYEAIFRRLIRDGKSLVVALDDMNYLFYGRLGNEILYDILRAHERFPEAKTSIFGIVSDVSMSLNFDPRVNSIFSYREIFFQPYSMNEIYDILKNRARLGFFLGVIEDELVEKIAGYAFEHGDLRVGIELLRVSGIIAEAEASRRISERHMEKAYGSSKLVNMKLLISSLSSNEKALLRLIADSEEAVSGNIYRKFRETAGVSYTKFYRIVEKLENLKFIETSQLTPGRGRSRRIVLKHKKEDILGLL